In Aspergillus luchuensis IFO 4308 DNA, chromosome 1, nearly complete sequence, the following are encoded in one genomic region:
- a CDS encoding carbonic anhydrase family protein (COG:P;~EggNog:ENOG410PNY1;~InterPro:IPR041891,IPR001148,IPR018338,IPR023561, IPR036398;~PFAM:PF00194;~antiSMASH:Cluster_1.3;~go_function: GO:0004089 - carbonate dehydratase activity [Evidence IEA];~go_function: GO:0008270 - zinc ion binding [Evidence IEA]): MRLTSLLLSSPPSQLAATTTPLLLDVHPSPAMGTHQSPIVIGSSEISKVNNSTVTLYIPTVSDLEFENLGTTIEVPLTNGTLVVGNHTYTLAQFHFHTPSEHRIDEEYFPMEAHFVFSDEDGSIAVVGFLIDLTSTKDHSTPLLNTVFADVNEIAELGSTTELGLLDFSSVTRHFMNNDIYTYSGSLTTPPCTEGVSWYVSGLPLVLDVDTYNQVKKVLRFNSRYTQNVLGQEDLLQLAADELNGVVV; encoded by the exons ATGCGTCTaacatccctcctcctctcatcCCCGCCGTCGCAGCTAGCTGCTACCACAACACCCCTCTTGCTCGACGTGCATCCGTCCCCAGCTATGG GGACACACCAGTCGCCTATCGTCATCGGAAGCTCCGAGATTTCAAAGGTCAACAATAGCACCGTCACTCTCTATATCCCTACGGTCTCTGACCTCGAATTCGAGAACCTCGGCACCACCATCGAAGTGCCTTTGACGAATGGCACCCTCGTTGTAGGAAATCATACCTACACCCTGGCACAGTTTCATTTCCATACGCCCTCTGAGCACCGGATTGATGAGGAGTATTTCCCCATGGAAGCCCACTTTGTGTTCTCGGACGAAG ATGGAAGCATCGCCGTAGTGGGCTTTCTCATCGATctcacctccaccaaggATCATAGCACACCCTTGCTAAATACCGTCTTCGCCGACGTCAATGAAATCGCCGAGCTGGGAAGTACCACCGAGCTTGGACTGCTGGATTTCAGTAGTGTTACGAGACATTTCATGAACAACGATATTTATACATACTCTGGGTCCCTGACTACTCCACCTTGCACTGAAGGCGTGTCGTGGTATGTCAGTGGCTTGCCGTTGGTGTTGGATGTGGATACGTATAATCAGGTGAAGAAGGTGTTGAGGTTCAATTCGCGCTACACTCAGAACGTGTTGGGACAGGAAGATCTGTTGCAGCTTGCGGCGGACGAACTGAATGGTGTTGTCGTTTAA
- a CDS encoding glutathione S-transferase (COG:O;~EggNog:ENOG410PNF8;~InterPro:IPR036249,IPR040079,IPR036282,IPR010987, IPR004045,IPR004046;~PFAM:PF13409,PF00043,PF14497,PF13417,PF02798;~SMCOG1193:glutathione S-transferase;~antiSMASH:Cluster_1.3;~go_function: GO:0005515 - protein binding [Evidence IEA];~go_process: GO:0006749 - glutathione metabolic process [Evidence IEA]), with protein sequence MSANRGAKIVLNWLERSRAQRIAWVMEELHLEYSIQPFKRNPTGTAPAELKRIHPLGKSPTVSIQPPSPTSKPIILAETSPIMSYLVEHFADEATSTKLIPRKYEPGKEKELGGETEAWMRHEFYDSYVEGSLMSVLQIKLVFDALQNAPIPFFLKPITNFIASKVNSEFLDNEFKTHFGFLEEQLATAPDGGPYMCGKDLTLADIQLSVPVSVGFALGVISRSEYPLLHGYVERLRGERGYKRVVERANEVGEGAMLE encoded by the exons ATGAGCGCGAATCGCGGTGCTAAAATCGTTCTTAACTG GCTCGAGCGCTCCCGCGCCCAGCGCATCGCATGGGTAATGGAGGAGCTGCATCTCGAATACTCCATCCAACCCTTCAAGCGCAACCCGACAGGTACTGCGCCTGCAGAATTGAAGAGGATTCACCCCCTTGGCAAATCGCCCACAGTATCCATCCAGCCGCCCTCTCCGACCTCCAAACCTATCATCTTGGCCGAGACGAGCCCGATCATGAGCTACTTGGTTGAGCATTTTGCCGATGAAGCCACAAGCACCAAGCTCATTCCCAGAAAATATGAGCCCGGAAAGGAGAAAGAGCTAGGCGGTGAAACGGAGGCATGGATGCGACATGAGTTCTACGACAGCTATGTGGAGGGGAGCTTGATGAGTGTTTTGCAGATAAAATTGGTTTTCGATG CGCTGCAAAACGCACCTATTCCATTCTTTCTAAAGCCCATAACGAACTTCATCGCATCAAAAGTCAATTCTGAGTTCCTGGACAATGAATTCAAAACTCATTTCGGGTTCCTGGAAGAGCAGCTTGCTACAGCGCCTGATGGGGGCCCGTACATGTGTGGAAAAGATCTCACGCTTGCGGATATCCAGTTGAGTGTGCCGGTGTCTGTGGGGTTTGCGTTGGGGGTTATATCAAGGAGTGAGTATCCGCTGTTGCATGGGTATGTGGAGAGATTAAGGGGTGAACGGGGATATaagagggtggtggagagggcgaATGAAGTTGGGGAAGGAGCTATGCTGGAGTGA
- a CDS encoding uncharacterized protein (COG:S;~EggNog:ENOG410PXPC;~SECRETED:SignalP(1-19);~antiSMASH:Cluster_1.3) has translation MKFLSSITAFTILASVASTSPTPANLIPRACTTIAPTAIDVLDSANPNTPSTGQQFSLARTATANTKISALTFTGIPDDATGCMLAIDIPALAQPIATGSSQADIWTTNSWDLNSPPTWNNQPTRREMVSTFQFPTSPTTSPFHTILASNTCSNKMSFLALQSTWQTSPGSVDFQNSIGGSQPIGFSLVYGC, from the coding sequence ATGAAGTTTCTCAGTTCCATCACTGCATTCACCATCCTTGCCTCAGTGGCATCCACGTCCCCCACCCCCGCCAACCTCATTCCCCGCGCCTGCACCACCATCGCCCCAACAGCCATCGACGTCCTCGACAGCGCAAACCCAAACACCCCAAGCACCGGACAGCAGTTCTCCCTCGCCAGAACAGCCACTGCAAACACCAAAATATCCGCCCTCACCTTCACAGGCATCCCCGACGACGCTACAGGTTGTATGCTCGCCATCGACATCCCGGCCCTGGCACAGCCCATTGCGACGGGCTCCAGCCAAGCAGATATCTGGACTACCAATTCCTGGGACTTGAATTCCCCTCCTACCTGGAACAATCAGCCTACTCGGCGGGAGATGGTGTCGACGTTCCAGTTCCCAACTTCGCCAACGACATCCCCATTCCATACGATCCTCGCGTCGAACACTTGCTCGAACAAAATGAGCTTCCTGGCGTTGCAGTCAACGTGGCAGACTTCACCTGGGAGTGTGGACTTCCAGAATTCTATCGGCGGGAGTCAGCCGATTGGTTTTAGCTTGGTGTATGGTTGTTAG